CTGGTACGTATAAACTACACAAATAAACAAGGCCCTGTATGACAACCAAGTTCCTGGAAGTTAGACAAATGCAAGTTCCTGGAAGCTACACAAATAAACTACACAAATGCAAGTTCTTGAAAGCTAAAATGGAGAAACAACcaaattaaatccataaattTAGCTTGTATAAATCCAACATCTggagttaataaatgaataacaaatccTATTAAGCCTCAAGTCATAAATCCAGCCACAGAACAAAGACACTAACTCGGCCttaataaataacacaataaACAACTTCCATTTAGATTTTCCTTTCCACAAATAGATCCAATATACAAGTTTAATAAATAGCccacaaacacttccaaaaTACAAGCTACTTCACAAATTTTCAACCCcaaaaacacttacaaaattCTGGCTACTTCACAAATTTTCTAACCACAAACACTTCCAACAAATACAAGCTACTTCAAGACTCTTCTATCCATAAACACTTCCAAAAAGTTGGCTACTTCACAAATTTTCTAACCACAAACATTGCCAAAAAGTAAATACCATTCAAATTTTCCAACCACAAATACTTCCAAAGATTTccattcaataataaaaaaaaaaaaattccattcaTAGTGGCTACCTAGCCACATGCTTCCTTAGGAAGTCTTGTGGCTAAGCAGCCACTAGAAGTTGGAAATGCACAATTCATTCGGATGTACCATCTGAATCACTCATAGActcttcaaaaattttcttCTGAACTTTATGGAAGTAGGCTTGCTGCATGGCTTTCATACCAGAAAGATCCTTGTTCATCATCTCAGCCTcgaattttcttttatcaagCTCTAGTTGTGCACCTCTATCGCGATCTGCCTTCGTTTACCATTCTCTTCTCTCTGCCATGAACAAGTGTCTATCCTCGGTCATTGCTCCTAATGCCATATTGAACTCAGTATCAAATGATTCTTGGGCCTCCCGCTTCCTCAAGTtttcattttcaactttttttccaATAGGCCTTTCAACATTCTCCTCCACAATATCgcccaaaacttcacttgactgcTCATTGGAAGGACGTTTATCGTGTGGCTTTCTTCTCGTATTCAACGTATTCACGTgttgatgccatttgggttgaTGTTTCAAAAGATTCCAAGAATGCTCCAATGTGAAGTTCCCTCATTCCATATCTTCATACAATATTTTTGCCTTTTCAATATGAAAAAAGTTTAAGGAATATTGTCAAAGAATAAATCTTATATAAATAGCCCACATTATTAAAGGAAAATAGTACATACCTTATCTTGTTCGGTCGCACCACTCGAGTGCAATGATTCTACTTGCGCTAGAtatgcacaaaacttatttgtgcaTTTCTAAATCATGGACCAACGATTGATCAATGACCCTACCGAACGGTTCACAGtatgtgattttttatattCGTGATAAAAATCAGAAATCCTTTCCCACATTTGAGTAGATTTCTGATCAGTTTCCCGAATTACATCAATACTAATGTTGAGTCAACCAAAGATAAATACATTATCCTTCTCAACAGTGAAAGAAACTcctctttgaactttttttgcTGGAGTCCTCTTTTCACCGTGAAGGGGAGTTGGGCTAACCACAATATTAGAATGTTGTATGAATGTTAGAGTGGTAATAGGACTTTCTCCTCTGCTTTGTAAGAGAGTGGTGAAGAAAGGGTCATCCTCTAACAGATTGTCCATCCTTTAAGAATTGTAATTATTAAGTTGTCAGACAAAGTAGCACATACAAGGCAGCACAATAAACAAGGCAAtacaatttaacttttaacaactACCACAAATGACttcaattgaagaaaaaaatagaacacAAGACAGAACAAAGACAAAAAAAcagtataaaaaaatagtataaataGATGACTGCAATTGGGAAAAGAAATAgaacaaagacaaaaaaaaaaaaaaaacagtattaaAACCACAGAAAAACAGTATAAATAGATGACTggaattgggaaaaaaaaaagatcaaagaCAGAAAAACAGTATAAAAAAGTAGTTGACAAATTCTATTTAAGGCCTATCAACATAGCTAATATATGGACACCAATactatagaaagaaaaatagtataaaaattaaaaaacaatttaattttttctagttGTATATGCAGACTGTAAATATGAATATGCAATTGTAATGTATTAGTATGATTAGATTAGATGTCTCTAAATACATATTAGATTAGATTGGATGGAGGCATAACTAGTAAACAACACATTAGTGATGCCTTTAAACACAGAATGTTGGGGAGCTAAATGTTTGGTCAACAAGCTTATTCAATAACAGGATTTTCCTAGATTAAGCAAGCTAGTTATTATTTCAATATGCCAAAAATGAGCTACAAATAAACTAGTAGGCACTTGCTAGATCTCCTCAAGTATGGGTGCATATAGTTAAACATGTTACAGTCAAACCCAAATTCGAGGAGGACAGATAATTAGTGCTGAAACATATATACTTCACCATGGTTTATTGCATTTCTACTTCACAATTGAGACAGTCCTGCACAACtaaaaatggtttattgcatttctatttcactatatatatatagtactgaaACATGGTCTGAACACaatttttaaaccatttttcatttgcatgttttgttctctcatgcaTGCTTTTGTTGTTGGacttttagaccattttttaCTTCAGATTGGCCATTTTTTACAGTCTcatattcatattaaaaaaattttaaaaaatagaaaaacagaaatttaaaaattaatttatcttgCAATTCAAAACTTGCAATGTCTGAATAGTGCAGAGTATGCCCCATATACCagcttgcaaatataattttctttaaggGCATCAGGAACATGATGAACATTGACACTTATGATAGACATGATGAAGATTGACACTTCGCCAATATATAGCACTAGAGGAACTGCACAAGAAGTTGGTTTCTCAAGGCAAAGAAGTAAGGAATCGACCTGCACTTCAAGCCTTTCTCATGTTAACTacaatatattgatttatgagtttttaaattaaacatTTACTTGTTCTCTTCTAGTTAGCTCTAGCAAACCCAAGGATGAAAGTGATTCACAGGCTAAAGGTGGCTAAATGTGTAGAAAAAGTTGGAGGAGGATGGAAGGTATTTAAGGCCTATCAACTCAAGATAAATAGATGActgcaattgaaaaaaaaaaatagaacgaagatacaaaaataatataaaaaacataacacaaaaataGATGACTGCAATTGAAAGCCAAACAGAACAAAGGCACAAACACCTTCCAAGAAGGGTCGTGTTAAACGTGCCTAGATAAGGCACTATCCATGATGTATTTGCAAgggaaaaaaggaaatgaaatatgTTGTGTTTCTATCATGTAGGGGCTCAGTTTTCATCTCTGACTTCATGAACACAAAGTCACAGACTATGAaaactgaaaacctatgttcaCAGAATTAAGATGAAACACATAATGTTCACAGGAATTCCAACCACAACCACGAACACTAGGATTGCTTGGAACACAAATGATGCAAAATAGCAATATACCAACCAAAGAAATGAGTCCATATAAAAGTCAGCATACAAATTATCTCACACATAGCCACACAAATCTACAAATAGGGCAACAATACATTACGGATCCAAAAACTACAATACCAAAATCAGTGTGGTTGCTTGAGCCAAAAGTAAGACTGAGTGCATCTTAGAAAATCagcaaaaaaatcacaaaataaattaaaccaaAGTCAGTAAACTACACAAAGAGTTCCATAAATTTTTTCCAGCCAAAAACTGAGAGCAAAAGCCCCAATTGGGGTTGACCATAAATCCTTCACTGAAATGAAACTAGCGttgcaagaagaaaaaaaaaccaacgAACCTAAAATCTTTGTCAACGCGCGAATCTGATTTGAGCCAATGTAGACAAAAGCCAAGATTGATTCTGCGTGAAGAATCGAAGGAATGAAGAATAAGTACAGAGCTTGAAAACgatagaaagagagaaagggggagagaaAACATACGGGTTGCCTTTGGAGAAGAAGCTCGCTTGAAAATTCGAGGTCCACACACTAGTGTTCTCTGATGAAATCGGTTCTACGTGAAAAATCCGAGAGTGTTGTTACGGTGgattgtgaaaaatgaaaaagaaagaaagggggAGAGAAAACGTGGGGAggaaaaatgagagagggaaaataaaagGACAGAGGTTGGGAATTAAAATGTAGTAAAATAATGGGTTGATGAGTGTATAGTagcccttcaaatttgaaggaaaccaAAGAATCCCAGTAGCTCAAAACTTcccattgttttgtttgccGAGACCAATGCAGCTCTAATTTACACAGATTCATCATTTTATGCATTTGGCttggcttttgatgaagccaatgccaatgctctaaaggGCATCCAAAATGCGCTGTTTTACTAAGGAAAGGGGTTGGATTTCAAGGGGCTACGGGCTGGGCCCGAAGTTGGGTGGGTTTGGGtccaaaaatgaaaggaaatgagaaataaaagagCCCAGTCCAAAAtacaaataaccaaaaaataaaaaggtacaataaaaataaataaaagtagagTAAAAATACTAgaacttaatattaataaaataaaatatttaaaacccaataatagaatattttaagctaaagagaaatttaaatgcgaaataataactaataataagaaaacatattaaaataatttacacaacttaaaatcataatataaacccaaacaaataacacattaaatttaaaacaaaagaactataaactataataaataaaataaacattcaataaaaatatacgtaaaaatagAGTATtacaacttttatctcaactcactgtcCAAACGATACTTAAGTATActccatatataatatattatgtaatttaatttgattatgtaaaaatcaattttaattgtGCAGCACGTTATCAAAAGTTGAGATCTAGACtattatttatcttatattttaaaagtaattacTTTTATAACAATGAGCCTACTCATTTTTATCCTAAGCAacatacttttttaataaaaatttgtatGAGATTTGAGTATTTGAAGtttattcaattcatttttcatatatatatatatatattggcgtACCACTCCTATACTACTCTAAGTGGATAGTTTCCTTCAAGTGGATAGCTAGTTGCCTCCCAATCTCGTCATTAATTTTACTAACAGTACTGAGCTCCTCCAGTACACGACGCAGGCAATATCAGAGGCCATGGCAACCTTCAGTTTTCGCTCTCCATTCACTCTAATTCCCACCCgtctccttctcctcctcctcctcattctCATTTTCATCTCTCCCGTGCGCCAAAACACTCTTCCCCACCATCTGTCTTCTTCCAGTACCCCTCCTTCAACTCCCAAGTCCCCCATACAAAGCAACCCCAGAAACGCACCAGTGTCACTCTCATTTGCAACTGCTCCGCTCATGCCAGAGACTTCCATGGATGCACCACCCTCAACTTCTTTCACCTCTAAACCAACTAACAGCATTGCCAGACAGATCACGGTGAGCAATACTTGAAGAATTTGGTAGAAAAACAGCTTCTTTTCTcatggttcttttttttttttttttttctcttttaatttctcCTGTTGGTGGttatggattttattatttttgttagctttctttttttcttcttgctttcGTTTTATTTGCTTTCGTTTTGTTTCTGGGGTACACTGCAggagaagttcagtactacggaGAGGATTGAGCAAGATTTGGGTAGAGCAAGAGCAGCTATTCGTAAAGCGATTCGCACGCTGAATTATACATCTGATAAGGAGGAAATTTACGTTCCCACAGGACCCGTTTACAGAAACGCCTATGCCTTTCATCAGTTAGGTTCTGACTTCTGAGATATAGTAAATAGTTGCCTACTCatattttttacatcttttctAGATGTTGTATTCATGTGTTTGTCTTTCTGCCTTTCGGCATTCCATACCATTTTCATCTATATACATTCCATCCCATTTATCTTGTCTGCACTCCATCTATCTACTTGCCTGGGGCGGACTCAAAAACCATAAGTTTTGGAGTATTTtccatgttaaaaaaaaagggaaaaaaatctaAGGCAGTGGCTTTCCTTCACAACAAAACCGATCTCTTTTAAATGGTCCACATTCCAACTAGTAAGCTGGCCCCGGCCATGTGtgttttgttctctctctctcttccgcGATTGTCACGTGTAACAAATGCTATGCTAGTTTTGGCCATATATAGGATTCGATTATTTACTGAATATTCCCATGATGAAGGCATATTTTGTTCATTTCTGGATTAAACTGCAGGAGTCACATAGAGATGGTGAAGAGATTCAAGGTGTGGGTTTACAGGGAAGGAGAGCTTCCAATGGCACACATAGGGCCATTGAGTTACATCTACTCCATCGGGGGACAGTTCATGGACGAGATGGAGAGAGGGGATAGCCCTTTCCTGGCCTCTCATCCTGATGAGGCACATGCTTTTTTTGTACCTCTAAGTATTTCCAAAATTACAGATTGCTTTGCTGTGCTTGATCCCCGCACCTTTTTTGATCGTATGATACGCATCTTCACCGATTATGTCCATGTTGTTGCTGATAAATACCCCTACTGGAATAGAAGCAGTGGAGGGGACCATTTCATGGTCTCTTGCCATGACTGGGTACGTATATGCATGCCtatatatttcttaattctAACCATACATTTTCTTGGTTGGCAATTGTGGATCTAGCATGTTTTGTTTGGTTCAGATAAAAATCGATTCAAGTTCTTATCCCAACATTAGAGCTCCAAGTATGGAGAGATAGATACAGGAATTATAGTTACGTTAAAGGTGTAGGGCCACTTCACAAGTCTCTCCGTTTAGTCACTCAAAACTTGAGAGGGTCTTTTTCCATGCTATTCTGCAACTGGATAGCTTGGGCTTACCTCATTTAATTGATGCTAAATATCAGTACCAATTAAATTCTATTCAGTAACTGTTATCAACCTTGCATCTAGATAACATTTGTCTCTCTTTCTCATGAAGAATGTCCGGGAATTGAATCCCTATTCTGAATACTCTAATGCACCTCTGGAAAATGATAGTTCGTTTACTAACCTATGATATCCACTTGATTTATTTTTAGGCGCCATTGATTGACAGACACGACCACAAGTTGTACAAGAATTTCATAAGAGTGTTATGCAATGCTAACACATCAGAAGGATTCAAACCCATGAGAGACGTCTCATTACCGGAATTTAACTTGAAGGGTCACCCTCTATACAACCTCGGTCCAACCCGCTATGGCGTGGCCCCGAGCGAACGCACAATCCTCGCTTTCTTCGCCGGTGCAGCCCATGGTGACATAAGGGATATATTGTTCCTGCATTGGAAGGAGAAAGATGATGAAGTTCAAGTCTATGAGAACCttcctaaaaagaaaaattaccaCAAATTAATGGGACAAAGCAAGTATTGCCTGTGCCCAAGTGGGTCAGAAGTGGCCAGCCCTAGAGTGGTCGAGGCAATGTATCAAGAATGTGTCCCGGTGATTATTTCCGATTACTATACATTACCCTTTAGTGATGTTCTTGATTGGAGCAAGTTTTCAGTGTTTGTTCCTCCAAAAAGAATACCTGAAATCAAGACCATTCTGAAAGGAATTTCCCAAAGAAAGTACTTGACATTGCAGAAGAGGGTGACACAAGTTGCAAGGCATTTTGAGCTGAACCGACCTTCTAAGCCATTTGATGTCATTCATATGGTGCTTCACTCCGTATGGCTTAGAAGGCTTAACATTATGCTAACAGAGCATGTTTATTGATTATAATCTCTATGTAATACGGTATACGTATATATTAAGATTCAAAACGACaacttataatttatttgtttaaacgATTTCATAGCTACACAAGCTTTAATTTAGGCATTAAAGATTACTGATATGatctttcttataatttttttttctccatctgTTTTGGGCTACATTTGTTGGAATTATATATAAACAGATTGTGCATATACTTAATTAATCTAGATAACAAAGAAGATAACAAGATCGATATAAAAAGTTTAGGGTGTTTGAACCCGTGGATCAACGCTCAAACGACAAGGCAATAATGTTCAAACGTTTGTGGTTTGATATTGTCCTCATGCTTGACATGGCTAATTTTGAGCCAATTGTGTGATCGGTCACTATCCGAACTTTGCATCTTATGGTCCGGTCGTTGGGATTTTTAATACTTACATAGCTTGCAGCATCCTAATTTTTATGAGCCTGATTTTCTAAGGTtcgttctttttttattttttatttttatgttgtaaGTTTTACGTTTACAGTAATATTACATCTTCCCTCATAAGAATCTAATCCTCGAAATTGGACGTTACCTGCAATATTCACACCTTTCGTGGCTAATCTATCTTAATAATCATAAAGTACGAGATCGATCTATATATGAACCTCATAGAGCTATTTTCTATGCACTACTC
This genomic window from Carya illinoinensis cultivar Pawnee chromosome 7, C.illinoinensisPawnee_v1, whole genome shotgun sequence contains:
- the LOC122315029 gene encoding probable glycosyltransferase At5g20260 isoform X1, whose amino-acid sequence is MATFSFRSPFTLIPTRLLLLLLLILIFISPVRQNTLPHHLSSSSTPPSTPKSPIQSNPRNAPVSLSFATAPLMPETSMDAPPSTSFTSKPTNSIARQITEKFSTTERIEQDLGRARAAIRKAIRTLNYTSDKEEIYVPTGPVYRNAYAFHQSHIEMVKRFKVWVYREGELPMAHIGPLSYIYSIGGQFMDEMERGDSPFLASHPDEAHAFFVPLSISKITDCFAVLDPRTFFDRMIRIFTDYVHVVADKYPYWNRSSGGDHFMVSCHDWAPLIDRHDHKLYKNFIRVLCNANTSEGFKPMRDVSLPEFNLKGHPLYNLGPTRYGVAPSERTILAFFAGAAHGDIRDILFLHWKEKDDEVQVYENLPKKKNYHKLMGQSKYCLCPSGSEVASPRVVEAMYQECVPVIISDYYTLPFSDVLDWSKFSVFVPPKRIPEIKTILKGISQRKYLTLQKRVTQVARHFELNRPSKPFDVIHMVLHSVWLRRLNIMLTEHVY
- the LOC122315029 gene encoding probable glycosyltransferase At5g20260 isoform X2, with translation MVKRFKVWVYREGELPMAHIGPLSYIYSIGGQFMDEMERGDSPFLASHPDEAHAFFVPLSISKITDCFAVLDPRTFFDRMIRIFTDYVHVVADKYPYWNRSSGGDHFMVSCHDWAPLIDRHDHKLYKNFIRVLCNANTSEGFKPMRDVSLPEFNLKGHPLYNLGPTRYGVAPSERTILAFFAGAAHGDIRDILFLHWKEKDDEVQVYENLPKKKNYHKLMGQSKYCLCPSGSEVASPRVVEAMYQECVPVIISDYYTLPFSDVLDWSKFSVFVPPKRIPEIKTILKGISQRKYLTLQKRVTQVARHFELNRPSKPFDVIHMVLHSVWLRRLNIMLTEHVY